From the genome of Deferribacteraceae bacterium V6Fe1:
TATTGTTACTTTTGTCAATAATTACCCCTATTCCTGCTATTACGCAACCGGCTTTTTCAACAAGCTTCCTTGCTGAAGCGGACGTGCTGCCGTTGGCATAAAAATCATCAACAAAAAGAAATCTTTCCCCTTTATTGACAACGTGTTTTGAAAGGTAGAGCTCTGTTTCGGCTTGTTTGGTAAAGGAATAGCTCTTTTCACTGAAGTATTCGTTCATAGTAAGAGGCTTTTTTTTCTTTAAAAAGATAAAGTCTTTTTGAGATTTAACTGCTATAAAACTTGCCAAAACTATACCGCTTGACTCTACGGTTAATATTTTATCAAAAGAGTCAGGTGGAAAATTTTCGATAAAAGCATCGGCTATCTTACCGTAAAGTGAGCAAGATACTTTATGATTAATAAATTTTTCTACGTTAATTACGCTCCCCTTAATACTGCCTTCATCCTCAATTAGTTTAAGAAGCATCTCTTTTACTGTCATTTTTTATTTCCTGTCCTCTCTGTCATAAACAAGCCCTAAAGATTCGGGTTGACTTGAAGAGCCTTTTTCTATTTTTATGGTTGCAATAATAAGAACTATTATGGTGAATATATAGGGGAGCATTTGTAATATATGGGCTGAAATTGTTGTCCCCATTGCTTGAAATCGCAATTGAATGGCACTTATACCACCGAAGAAATATGCCCCAAAAAGTGCTCTTTTGCAAGACCATGAGGAAAATATTACAAGGGCAACTGCAATCCAGCCACGCCCTGCTGTCATATTTTCTATCCATAATGGAGTATATGCAAGGGATAAATATGCACCGCCAAGGCCTGCAAGCCCTGAGCCTACAAAGGTGGCTGCAAGTCGATATTTATATGTGTCTATCCCCGATACGTCAGCAGCGTATGGATTTTCCCCGACAGTTCTTAAGTTTAATCCCCATACGGTTTTGTATAAAAAGAATGAGATTAAAAAAACAAGAAAAATACTTAGATATACTAAAATGTCTTGGTTAAAAAGGGAGTTACCGATGATTGGAATTTTTGAAAGCACAGGTATTTCTATTCTTTTAAACCCAACAATAGTCTGCCCAACCATACTTTTTCCCAAAACTGCCGTAATCCCGACTCCAAACATTGTAAGTGCAAGGCCGCTTACGATTTGGTTACCTTTGAAGTATGTGCAAAGTATACCATGAATGAGACCGGCAAGTCCTGCAACTAAGACCGCCGCAAAGACCCCTAAAATAAGACTTTCCGTAGTGTATGTAGTATAAAATCCGGCAAGGGCGCCTATGAGCATAAGTCCTTCTATCCCTAAATTTATAATTCCTGAACGCTCTATAATAATTTCACCGAGAGTTGCATAAAGTATGGAAGTTCCGGCTCTGATAGTAGCATCAATTATTATTGAAATCATTATTCTTTCACCATTACAATTTTATGTTCTTTGAAAAATTCGGCAACAATAAGGGAGAAAAGGATGAGCCCCTGAAATACACTTACCATTGCTACAGGTAATTGATAATAGATTTGCATGGAGTCGCTACCTACAAAAAGCATACCCATAAGAAAGGAAACTATTACTACCCCAAAGGCACTTCTTTTGGCAAGCCATGCAATGATAATTGCGGTATAACCGTAGCCCGGGGAGATTGCATGCTGCAGTCTGTGCTGTACCCCGGCAAGCTCAGAAAATCCTGCAATTGCACTTAAAGCACCGCTGATAAACATTACCAATATAATATTCTTTTTTATATTTATTCCGGCATACATTGCAGCCTTCGGATTACTCCCTATTACCTTTATTTCATAACCCCAGACTGTTTTTTCTATGATAATAAAAACCAGCAACGCACATAACAGAGCGAGAAAAAAACCCGAATGCAGTCTAGAGTCAAAATACTCATTTAATCTTGCTGCACTTGTAAATTCAGCTGATATGGGGAAGTTAAACCCTTTGGGGTCTTTCCATGCTCCATAGATCAAAAAGTCTACCCATAATATTGCAATATAATTCATCAAAAGTGTTACAATTGTTTCGTTTACATTGTAAATGGCTTTTAAAGCTCCGGGGATTAGTGCCCATAGCCCGCCAAAAAATACCGCCGAAATGAACATCAGAGAAATCATTATAAAGTGACTGTCGGTATTAAGGTGAAGTGCCACTAACGATGCACCAAAGGCACCCATGTAGAGCTGCCCTTCCGCACCAATGTTCCACAACTGCATTCTGAAGGCAACTGCCACACCAAGTCCGCAAAAAATAAGCGGTGTTGTTTTTACAAGGGTTTCTGTAATGCCGTAAACAGAGCCGACTGATTCTATAAGTATATCCTTGTAAGCGCTAATTGGATTTACATCTGCGAAGGCAAGGAAAATACCGCTTATCAAAAGAGCTATAAATATGGATAGCAGTGTTGTCAAAATAGATTTTATGCCACTGACAGGCGGCTTCTTTACTAATTTGAATTTCATCTTTTACCACTCATTAAAAGTCCGATTTCTGTTTTAGATGTTTTGTCAGGTTCGAGATAACCCATATTTTTACCTCTAAACATAACGGCTATTCTGTCGGAAATCTTTAACAACTCATCTAAATCTTCAGATATAAGTATTGTGCTCATCCCTTTTTCCCTTGCTTGTAAAAGCACTTGATATACATATTCCGCAGAGCCAACATCAAGGCCCCTTGTGGGATAAAGGGCAACCAATATTAGCGGATTTTCGGATAATTCCCTTGCGATTATGACTTTTTGAATATTGCCGCCTGAAAGAAGTCTCACAGGTATCCCTTCATAACCTGTTTTTATTGAGTATTTTTTTATTTGCTCTATTGCATTTTCCCTTATCTTAGTCTTGCTAAGAAAAAACATATTTGTAAACTTATTTGAAGAGTAGTTTTTTAGAATAAGGTTTTCATCAATGGAAAGATCAGGGGCTATCCCCATCGTTTTTCTGTCTTCAGGGATATGGGCAATCCCTGAAATATATTTGGATTTTGATGTTGAATAGGTTATGTCTTCACCCTTGACTAAAATTTTACCAGAATTGGGTTTTTTAAGGCCGGTGAGAACCTCAGCCAAGGCTTTTTGACCGTTTCCCGTGATTCCTGCTATCCCTAAAATTTCCCCTTCATACAAGTTTAAGGAAAAGTCTGTCAAGTCGGAAAGCCCTTTATCGTTTTTTACATTTAAATTATTAATTTCAAGGATGTGATTTTTAAACACTTTCTCAGATTTGTTTAATTGAACGGGCTCTGTGTTGCTTATCATAAGTTCGGCAAGTTTTTGCTCGTCAAATTCCCCCTTATTTAGTGTTGCTACCGTCCTCCCTTTTTTCAGAACTGTGACTTTATCTGATAGACTCATTACCTCTTTCATTTTGTGCGAGATAAATATGATCGCCTTGCCTTGTTCTTTAAGTTTGGTTAAAAATGTGAATAAAAATTCTGATTCCTGAGGGGTCAAAACTGCAGTTGGCTCATCAAGAATAAGAATTTGTGAATCCCTTATTAACAGTTTTATTAATTCTATCCACTGTTGCTGACCTATGGAAAGTTTCCATACAGGTTGTTCTATATCTATATTTAACTCAAAATCTTCAATAAGTTTAAGCACCGTAGATTTTAACTTTTGCTTGTTAATAATAAATGAATCAAGCTTTATGCTTAAAAGAATGTTTTCAAAAACAGAGTGATTGTTTACAAGCATAAAGTGTTGGTGAACCATGCCTATCTTATGGTTTAATGCATCCTTTGGGGATTTTATGGTGACTTTTTTGTTATCAATATAAATATTTCCGCTGTCTGGTTTGTAAAGTCCCGTTAAAATATTCATTAACGTGCTTTTACCTGCACCGTTTTCCCCTAAAATTGTGTGTATTTCACCTTTGAATATTTCAAGTGAAACATTCTCATTGGCAACAAAACCGGCAAAAGACTTGGAAATATTTTCTACTTTTAAAATACAGGATGACATATAACCCCAAAAAAACACCCTGGAGAACCAGGGTGCATTGATTTTTAATTGTTTAAGTTTCCTTGAACACCTTCTACAAAAAAGTTCATACCTAAAAGTTCGCTGTCTGTAAAGGTTTTTCCTTCTGTAAGGATAAGTTTACCGGACTGATCTTTTATAGGTCCGCTGAATATTTTAAATTTTCCTTGTATAATTTCATCTTTTACTTTCATAACCTTACTTTTGACATCTTCAGGGACAGTATCGCTGATAGGGGCAAGTGCTACGGCACCTTTATCCATACCCCACCAAATCTGCTCTGATTTCCATGTTCCGTTGTGCACATTTTCAGCAATATATTTATATATTGCACCCCAATTCCAAACGGGAGCTGTTAAAAATCCCTTCGGAGCATAGCTTCTCATGTCTGAGTTGTAACCAATAACATATTTTCCTCTATTTTCAGCAGCTTGAAGGGTAGCAGGTGTATCTTG
Proteins encoded in this window:
- a CDS encoding ABC transporter permease: MKFKLVKKPPVSGIKSILTTLLSIFIALLISGIFLAFADVNPISAYKDILIESVGSVYGITETLVKTTPLIFCGLGVAVAFRMQLWNIGAEGQLYMGAFGASLVALHLNTDSHFIMISLMFISAVFFGGLWALIPGALKAIYNVNETIVTLLMNYIAILWVDFLIYGAWKDPKGFNFPISAEFTSAARLNEYFDSRLHSGFFLALLCALLVFIIIEKTVWGYEIKVIGSNPKAAMYAGINIKKNIILVMFISGALSAIAGFSELAGVQHRLQHAISPGYGYTAIIIAWLAKRSAFGVVIVSFLMGMLFVGSDSMQIYYQLPVAMVSVFQGLILFSLIVAEFFKEHKIVMVKE
- a CDS encoding phosphoribosyltransferase; this encodes MTVKEMLLKLIEDEGSIKGSVINVEKFINHKVSCSLYGKIADAFIENFPPDSFDKILTVESSGIVLASFIAVKSQKDFIFLKKKKPLTMNEYFSEKSYSFTKQAETELYLSKHVVNKGERFLFVDDFYANGSTSASARKLVEKAGCVIAGIGVIIDKSNNNDIFSILKLKDIKQ
- a CDS encoding ABC transporter permease, encoding MISIIIDATIRAGTSILYATLGEIIIERSGIINLGIEGLMLIGALAGFYTTYTTESLILGVFAAVLVAGLAGLIHGILCTYFKGNQIVSGLALTMFGVGITAVLGKSMVGQTIVGFKRIEIPVLSKIPIIGNSLFNQDILVYLSIFLVFLISFFLYKTVWGLNLRTVGENPYAADVSGIDTYKYRLAATFVGSGLAGLGGAYLSLAYTPLWIENMTAGRGWIAVALVIFSSWSCKRALFGAYFFGGISAIQLRFQAMGTTISAHILQMLPYIFTIIVLIIATIKIEKGSSSQPESLGLVYDREDRK
- a CDS encoding ABC transporter ATP-binding protein, translated to MSSCILKVENISKSFAGFVANENVSLEIFKGEIHTILGENGAGKSTLMNILTGLYKPDSGNIYIDNKKVTIKSPKDALNHKIGMVHQHFMLVNNHSVFENILLSIKLDSFIINKQKLKSTVLKLIEDFELNIDIEQPVWKLSIGQQQWIELIKLLIRDSQILILDEPTAVLTPQESEFLFTFLTKLKEQGKAIIFISHKMKEVMSLSDKVTVLKKGRTVATLNKGEFDEQKLAELMISNTEPVQLNKSEKVFKNHILEINNLNVKNDKGLSDLTDFSLNLYEGEILGIAGITGNGQKALAEVLTGLKKPNSGKILVKGEDITYSTSKSKYISGIAHIPEDRKTMGIAPDLSIDENLILKNYSSNKFTNMFFLSKTKIRENAIEQIKKYSIKTGYEGIPVRLLSGGNIQKVIIARELSENPLILVALYPTRGLDVGSAEYVYQVLLQAREKGMSTILISEDLDELLKISDRIAVMFRGKNMGYLEPDKTSKTEIGLLMSGKR